A stretch of Zymoseptoria tritici IPO323 chromosome 1, whole genome shotgun sequence DNA encodes these proteins:
- a CDS encoding ferric reductase-like transmembrane component (Shows sequence similarity to FRE proteins of S. cerevisiae. These proteins are involved in iron uptake. They are ferroxidase(FET)-dependent reductases.) → MARWTVSSLALGLNILLVFFTSNVTAASYPVQQYKWYRNYYPLPEQYCIYGCQGTLNYVKFNFTPISTDINGYLLNRCSNKLLLNSILYCGQKYCTPREVREGRKALARDCDQIGLPYPTIEDARLSDEALNNILVLNYTAGLATANAPLGPGVAAIPDLDWHTRSERTVDAQYFNYDLSFDFSFALIGFWGLVIVVGMVYRILVYMGKPVDGCSSSSWWLWVRRTLILPATFGQKQAEAVAHAFTIPPRLETLLLTLYLVINIVMCFPSYDIFTGNLYYPEKRVQLARYIGDRTGFLSFAQLPMVWVFSARNEPFMWLTGWSYATFNRFHRWIARISVLHAVVHSIAYSFYAAWTSTYVSSWKEVYWWAGGIATIVMCLMLPASSYVFRQRCYELFLAVHILAALLSLITLWYHVRIFNGQFNYFLYPCIGIWALDRLLRIVRTTALSVMPRFAKGAKATVTYNHSTDLIRMDISEFLPKTDIVPGRYYYLYIPGNIRGWESHPFTLCSWRRPASSPSASPRTSAADKQIHASVRKSPDDYHYCSTAHTLLIRPHQGMTRRLERKLSLAPENIVSSRETVFLEGPYGVPVDLSTYSDILILCGGSGIAAAISHTHHIITANSTSRIHIAWASPRRDLPDDVCANELAEVIHTDRVHMTVYLTASAVADKDEDQQLPYETLHGRPNFEAIIRHRRSLATSSLAVVSCGKAQMSDDCRAAVAKVLGSKGSPTKHVVHRCWLLAWPTFFNGRSAHIEKVSIIAPSRL, encoded by the exons ATGGCACGCTGGACAGTCTCATCCTTAGCATTGGGTCTTAACATTCTGTTGGTGTTCTTCACATCAAATGTCACCGCCGCAAGCTACCCTGTGCAGCAATACAAATGGTACAGAAACTACTATCCGCTACCGGAACAATACTGCATCTACG GCTGTCAAGGCACACTCAACTACGTCAAGTTCAACTTCACGCCCATCAGCACCGACATCAACGGCTACCTGCTGAACAGGTGCTCCAACAAACTCCTGCTCAACTCAATATTGTACTGCGGCCAGAAGTACTGCACTCCTCGGGAAGTTCGCGAGGGGCGCAAGGCCCTCGCACGAGATTGTGATCAGATCGGACTGCCATACCCTACTATCGAGGACGCCCGACTGTCGGACGAAGCACTGAACAACATCCTCGTATTGAACTATACTGCCGGACTGGCCACTGCGAACGCTCCGCTCGGTCCAGGAGTTGCGGCAATCCCAGACTTAGACTGGCACACACGATCGGAAAGGACCGTGGACGCGCAGTACTTCAACTATGACCTCAGCTTCGACTTCAGTTTTGCCTTGATCGGTTTCTGGGGCCTCGTGATTGTCGTTGGCATGGTCTATCGCATTCTGGTGTACATGGGCAAACCGGTCGACGGGTGTTCATCGTCGAGCTGGTGGCTGTGGGTTCGCAGGACGCTCATATTACCGGCAACTTTCGGTCAGAAGCAAGCAGAAGCGGTCGCTCATGCTTTTACCATTCCACCGAGACTCGAAACTCTCCTGCTGACCCTCTACCTTGTCATAAATATCGTCATGTGCTTTCCTAGCTATGACATCTTCACTGGTAACTTATA CTATCCAGAAAAGCGAGTTCAGCTCGCTCGCTACATTGGTGACCGCACAGGCTTTTTGTCATTTGCTCAGCTACCCATGGTCTGGGTCTTTTCGGCGCGCAATGAGCCTTTCATGTGGCTGACAGGCTG GTCGTATGCGACATTCAACCGTTTCCACCGATGGATCGCCCGCATATCGGTACTGCACGCCGTCGTCCATTCGATTGCTTACTCCTTCTATGCGGCCTGGACGAGCACTTATGTATCCTCGTGGAAGGAAGTGTACTGGTGGGCCGGCGGCATTGCCACGATCGTCATGTGTCTGATGCTCCCGGCTTCCTCCTATGTTTTCCGGCAACGCTGCTACGAACTCTTTCTCGCTGTTCACATCTTGGCGGCGTTGTTGTCTCTCATCACGCTCTGGTACCACGTGCGCATCTTCAATGGCCAGTTCAATTACTTCCTGTACCCATGCATCGGCATCTGGGCGCTGGATCGCTTACTGCGAATCGTTCGAACGACAGCCCTCTCGGTCATGCCACGCTTCGCGAAGGGAGCCAAGGCCACGGTTACATACAACCACAGCACCGATCTGATTCGAATGGACATCAGCGAATTTCTCCCAAAGACAGACATTGTCCCTGGACGCTACTACTACTTGTATATCCCGGGAAACATTCGCGGGTGGGAGAGCCATCCCTTCACATTGTGTTCCTGGCGACGGCCGGCCTCTTCACCATCGGCATCACCGCGCACATCGGCCGCTGACAAGCAAATACACGCTTCAGTGCGAAAGTCTCCCGACGACTACCACTATTGTAGCACGGCTCATACTCTCCTCATTCGCCCTCACCAAGGCATGACCCGCCGACTTGAACGGAAGCTTTCTCTTGCACCTGAGAACATCGTCTCAAGCCGCGAGACAGTCTTCCTCGAAGGCCCGTATGGCGTACCTGTCGACCTCTCGACCTACTCCGACATACTCATCCTGTGCGGAGGCTCTGGCATTGCTGCCGCAATCTCTCACACCCACCACATCATCACTGCGAATTCCACCTCCCGCATCCACATCGCTTGGGCTAGTCCTCGGCGTGATCTGCCCGATGACGTGTGCGCCAACGAGCTGGCGGAGGTCATACACACTGATCGAGTGCACATGACAGTCTATCTGACTGCTTCCGCGGTAGCAGACAAGGACGAGGATCAGCAACTTCCATACGAGACTCTCCATGGACGACCGAACTTCGAAGCGATCATTAGGCACAGAAGGAGCCTCGCGACGAGTAGTTTGGCCGTGGTCAGCTGTGGCAAGGCACAAATGAGTGATGATTGTCGGGCGGCAGTCGCCAAGGTGCTGGGCAGTAAAGGGAGCCCG ACCAAGCATGTAGTCCATCGCTGCTGGCTGCTCGCATGGCCGACGTTCTTCAATGGACGGTCGGCACACATCGAAAAG GTAAGCATCATCGCACCATCACGCCTCTGA
- the RGP1 gene encoding reduced growth phenotype 1 (REDUCED GROWTH PHENOTYPE 1 (RGP1) YEAST-RELATED), whose translation MPPFSRSSSNANTNSNLHTSVTFTSPAIYAGEEIECIITFRNVARPKGEKTEGRERGAGNDGLRSGTSTRTHSRMPSVAASRVSSRGGVVARGGHNKSASLNVVVSGSSHAGTHSRTASITPMGPPPLPGTNAARSGKPAGGHAHGRSLSIISMNSEGRLPIHTSKSTSLLQSPTQQRPGRSHTRSASLQYPPSRSPTNQGLQPAPRNPSPLYEATTPPALAETSQPISLRPNRRRPGTMSVGSTPQIGTRPAAGGRKVSNGGGEGMNSFRFPADSTNPTAISETESRPKPVRTPSTMHSGQNRSYSPPWAGGVPQSAMNPLTRVMSANSQDGTPRTSSEFYSMSNHSDETLFSEIATPQNYHGQQQQGRLLPKNTATHSQQLSRSLSTRKTFSSEPQTLMMAYVQTMGHFTLDGSLVNTAPFEEVKRKGVQGGGGVVGVERSKRSSGLFGALSWGNIGESLGGLLGGDEMSSMAQMKASVGSKTIPLLSTPQSLLFVDLRLAPGESKSFSYRFVLPRGLPPTHKGRAMKVSYFLSLGVQRPEGQQVKTLEIPFRMLGSYDSRGDTLGHDLMSPYVLLQDAARTHVLSPDAVTPNGRPTPEAQRKLKAAATKKSRSPQQGLEDFLRYTERLLDTPSDIHGALLSPTSPSSNSGIPSSFPLLSRQNSSADATPSTIREAIDLAILRSNFATTTSSPSPSSSPSSPSERQPTTPAAAANRFNISRNTHPVAVLTLLRPAYRLGESVLGTLDFTALPSAQVCYAVNLTLESSEIIDSSLALRSSSSVLRATRKIHAAQSVNTLFSRRVAFSLAVPADVAPGFETSGVGVRWRVRVEFVVGREKVRVEEEEEGGGDDEEDGEDHGLWETVGKDERGVVRIARERLGAEEFGIEVPIRVLGAVGVEAGNGEGGGFVG comes from the coding sequence ATGCCTCCATTCTCCAGGTCCAGCTCGAACGCCAACACGAACTCGAATCTCCACACATCCGTCACATTCACATCACCTGCCATCTATGCCGGCGAAGAGATCGAATGCATCATCACTTTCCGGAATGTCGCGAGACCAAAGGGTGAGAAGACAGAGGGCAGGGAAAGAGGAGCAGGCAACGATGGGCTGAGATCGGGCACTTCGACTCGCACGCACAGTCGAATGCCGTCTGTGGCTGCGAGTCGGGTCTCCTCAAGAGGAGGGGTTGTAGCAAGAGGTGGGCACAATAAGTCGGCCTCATTGAATGTGGTTGTTTCAGGGAGTTCTCATGCAGGGACACATTCGCGGACGGCCTCGATCACGCCCATGggtcctccacctcttccagGCACAAATGCTGCGAGATCAGGTAAACCAGCTGGAGGTCACGCACACGGGCGATCCTtgtccatcatctccatgAACAGCGAAGGCCGACTCCCAATCCATACCTCCAAGTCGACGTCTCTGCTCCAGTCTCCGACTCAACAACGGCCAGGAAGGTCTCACACCCGGAGTGCCAGTCTGCAATATCCTCCTAGCAGAAGTCCAACAAACCAGGGCCTCCAACCCGCTCCGAGAAATCCTTCGCCGTTATACGAGGCTACTACCCCTCCTGCGTTGGCCGAGACTTCGCAGCCAATATCGCTGAGGCCGAATAGGAGACGGCCGGGAACGATGTCAGTAGGAAGCACGCCGCAGATAGGGACAAGGCCAGCAGCGGGTGGGAGGAAAGTGTCCaatggtggaggagagggaatGAACTCGTTCAGATTTCCAGCGGACAGCACCAACCCTACAGCGATCTCGGAGACTGAGTCGCGGCCGAAGCCCGTACGAACACCGTCTACGATGCATTCGGGTCAGAATCGATCGTACTCTCCTCCATGGGCTGGTGGAGTACCTCAAAGCGCGATGAACCCTTTGACGAGAGTCATGTCAGCCAACTCACAAGACGGCACACCGCGTACCAGCAGCGAGTTCTATTCAATGAGCAACCACAGCGACGAGACTTTGTTCTCGGAGATCGCCACGCCGCAAAACTATCATGGCCAACAGCAGCAGGGAAGACTATTGCCGAAGAACACTGCTACACATTCCCAACAACTATCCAGATCGCTCTCCACGAGAAAAACATTCTCCTCTGAACCGCAGACGCTGATGATGGCATATGTCCAGACGATGGGCCACTTCACGCTCGATGGGAGTCTCGTCAACACCGCACCATTCGAAGAAGTCAAGCGGAAAGGTGTACAAGGTGGCGGGGGCGTTGTAGGTGTCGAACGATCAAAACGTAGCTCAGGCCTCTTTGGAGCGCTGAGTTGGGGCAACATTGGCGAGTCGTTGGGAGGACTGCTCGGTGGAGACGAAATGAGCTCCATGGCACAGATGAAAGCCAGTGTGGGATCCAAGACGATCCCTCTGCTGAGCACGCCGCAGAGCTTGTTATTCGTTGACTTGCGACTCGCTCCTGGTGAGAGCAAGAGCTTCAGCTATCGATTTGTGTTACCGAGAGGTCTCCCGCCGACGCATAAAGGAAGGGCGATGAAAGTGTCATACTTCTTGTCGTTGGGCGTGCAAAGGCCAGAAGGACAGCAGGTGAAGACTTTAGAGATCCCATTCAGAATGCTGGGGAGCTACGACTCGCGCGGAGACACATTAGGCCACGATCTGATGTCGCCATATGTCCTACTCCAAGATGCAGCACGCACACATGTACTCAGTCCAGACGCAGTGACACCCAACGGTCGGCCAACACCAGAAGCCCAGCGCAAACTCAAAGCCGCTGCAACCAAGAAATCCAGATCACCCCAACAGGGCCTTGAAGACTTCCTTCGCTACACCGAACGACTACTCGACACCCCTTCAGACATTCACGGCGCACTTCTCTCCCCTACCTCACCATCCTCCAACTCCGGCATACCATCTTccttccctctcctctcccgccAAAACTCTTCCGCAGACGCCACCCCCTCCACAATCCGCGAGGCAATCgacctcgccatcctccgctCCAACTTCGCTACAACCACGTCGTCCCCATcaccatcttcctctccctcctccccttccgAGCGCCAGCCCACCACTCCCGCCGCAGCCGCCAACCGCTTCAACATCTCCCGCAACACACACCCGGTAGCAGTCCTCACGCTGCTCCGGCCCGCCTACCGCCTCGGCGAATCCGTGCTCGGAACTCTCGACTTCACCGCCCTGCCGTCCGCCCAAGTTTGCTACGCTGTCAACCTCACCCTCGAGTCGTCGGAGATCATCGACTCCAGTCTCGCGCTTCGCAGTTCCTCGAGCGTTCTCCGCGCTACGAGGAAGATCCACGCGGCGCAGAGTGTGAATACGTTGTTTTCGCGACGGGTGGCGTTTAGTCTGGCGGTGCCGGCGGATGTTGCGCCGGGATTCGAGACGAGTGGGGTTGgggtgaggtggagggtgagggtggagTTTGTGGTGGGGAGGGAGAAGGTGAgggttgaggaggaagaagagggtggaggagatgatgaggaggatggagaggatcaTGGACTGTGGGAGACGGTGGGCAAGGATGAAAGAGGGGTCGTGAGGATTGCGAGGGAGAGGCTGGGAGCTGAGGAGTTTGGGATTGAGGTTCCGATCAGGGTGCTGGGTGCTGTGGGCGTTGAAGCAGGCAATGGAGAGGGCGGTGGGTTTGTGGGATGA